DNA sequence from the Coffea arabica cultivar ET-39 chromosome 11c, Coffea Arabica ET-39 HiFi, whole genome shotgun sequence genome:
gcaaaattagggttttcgcgatttttcgccggatgaattttcggtacggagcgaggatcaaatttggtgattaaaagtgacttttaagtgagaaataatatgtgattaggggcaatgatgtaaggttagtgaataggaagaaaaaaccctagtacatgtgttttaaagaaaaatggtgcgaaccgatgtgtaccgtgcactaccgattgaacacaccacttgatcaccactttcttaccatacaagctcattactaattgagcaaaatatcttccctctcatggCTATCTCTTGGCCAAAAATTGGGacaaaaaaaatgcaaggaaagagaaaaaaattttgtggttgagcttgagccaagtgttggcaagcTTATGGCCTAAATTCATCCTAATTCTCTTGTCTTCTTAACACCAtaagagcagcctttcttcttcattttttttctgctCTTGGCCgagaatagagagagagaaagggagagcaagagttgcaccattttcttcttgagttacaccaaccaagtgaagaatcaaaattctaaactgattaaagtgtgggttgtgagttgggaagcttgtggaacaaaaaaatttctaaaggaggtgaagtatcactctttcaagcttttttttgaggtataaagtctgatttatggctttgattcttttattttggtttaagatgctatctagttcatgttttggcttgattacaagatatgcaagttgttgtgatgaattttggatgatataagtaagttagggtttgataaaTTTTCTGCCTACACTTGTTATATAGTTAATATATGTTGAaaataagattatataaggagctttggtagtgattggaacaaggaatttaagaaagtttcattgaagacaaaaaattccagatttctggaaatttcctaattcagttctgcctggttttagtactcatagttagaggccgaattagacttggcctaaaacatgaaagttgtagaaaatgttattttatagattcctacaaaatttcaactcaatcggagcaacgtagcttgtgaaaagataaaaataccctcactattctaggttacattccagagttccgcgtggacagtttagtctatttggttgtgtttattcactataatccgtttggatttagccttttataaaaacatgaaagttttagtactctgtcttagcttttcaatgccaccaagaacaccttaaacggaccttggtagcctgagatataaCCATTCTAGTacagtacggttaattagccgtatagttggaagttgggaatttgaccaggttacgctggaaattggactaagtaatcttcatgaacattgtagccctatgtctgagcttcaaaacggtataaggtttacaccaatccgataagcatagtaTCGGTTGTGTCATTTCCGCAAAAAcccatcaaatctgtttttgttTAAtatcatttccgcacttgttactAGTATGATTGTTGTCTTTATGTTATCTTGAGCCTTTTGGATGGCTATTGAagttagattgttgtgtgtgtacttttggggttgaatgagaaaaataatgaagtcaaaatggctggaaaattaggtaaacacaaagggcatgctgcccaaatttacgctcgaggactagggAGATATATTTACGACTTGGGTAAGGTTGACAAacgaatatcacttgaaccatctaggacttttgctactttggttatcgagggttacACGTTAGAATCTAGCCAAACTTGTACCCCTAAGGAAGGTGGTATTAATCACTGTAAATctgttttccttgcactttcgacttaaaagctatttccaagtataattgATACCAAAGTTTAccatttgaaaagcgagcgagtgatCTACGGATATTTTCCAaacgaatttcaatttcttgattattattgaacgaaacgtctaagtttcgaaccttacaTGATTTTCCAAATTCTTAAGCAACTtcttatcgcagatctggactccaaactAGGAGTATCATCTGGACGAGACCACTAAAAACACTATACttgttttggtgagtgctttcacaTATCGAATTGCCcttgatacttgtatttgatacgtgaTCAATGTGATTATATGTTATGTACGTGAAATTTTAGGGTAagagtatactttatcgcacttgccctaatcaaACTTGATATTATTCCGTGATTTCACTTGAAATGATATACTTGCATACAAATTTCATCTTATCTGGAATTCCAGAATCCCtgaggctagttaatcgagtcgagccggcaagggccggtcgattagataacaaaccccgggtaactagtaatgtcgagtggagtgtatcTCCTCGGCAGAACGGTATACTCGAGCATTACCACCCATGTCTCGTGTGGCATGCAGGCCCGGAAAAGGGGGTTGATTGATGGATGGTGACTGGCGTGAAGTGGAGTATTATTTttggactagttattacttgaaagttgatagAGTGTCAACTACCGACCGATCAAGCTGGAATGGAACCGAGAGATGAGTTactgtatccttatatgtgaaCGTGAACTTGATATTTCTTGATTAGCTGAAGTAATATTTCTCtaatttgacttgtttgctcgaTATTCTACTATTACTCTGCTATCACTTGGGTTGTTcaccaatttgatatttggaacttcactgagctttggcttaccccattagttttgttttccttacaggagtacGAGCAAGGCATGAGACACgtaaaggctagcgtagtctagttgtttgtgacttttgacttttaacttgtactcgcgctattcctcgaatggaatgttttgtacttggattgtacacactttgaactagtttgggtatattgagactttgtaccatGATTTGTACCactgtaaattataagtttgaattgtgaatgttattcaTGGGTCATGGATGTATGCACATgctacgagtgagtgagtcctggtgagagtttggcaggcggtctgccgaaccctttggtacgctttagggggaggtggggtcgtcacaccttCCTCATAAGTTAACGACTCATCCAtctcaatttcttccaattGCAACACATGGCTTGGGTCGGGATGGTATTTCCTAAGCATAGAGACATGAAATACATCGTGAACCTTGGCCATGCTTGCAGGCAACTTTAACTGATACGCTACTTTCCCgattcatttcaaaatttcaaaaggtccGATATACCTCGGTTTTAGCTTCTTACCCTTCTTGGACACTACTCCgcttttcaagggtttaatttttAGGAAAACTTTGTCTCCTACttcgaattccaaatcttttctccttgtgtcggcgtagctcttttgtcgactctgGGCAACTTGAAGTCTCTCTCTAATTAGTTTCACTTTCTCTCGAGCTTCCTCCATCCAAGGTATAACCGTTGgatctaaaattttcttttctcctacttcatcccaatgaatcggTGATCGACACCTTCTCCCATACAATGCCtcataaggtgccatttgaattgtaGCGTGATAgctattattataggcaaattctacCAAGGCCATATACTGACtccatttacctccaaaatccaatatacacgaCCTCAGCATATCCTCCAGAGTCTGAATCGTCCTTTCCGACTGCCGTCTGTTTGGGGATGATAAGCGGTACTAAACTTCAATTTGGTCCCCAAtgtctcttgaaatttctgtcaAAAACGCGAGACAAACCTTGGATCACGATCAGACACAATGCTTATAGGAATACCATGCAATCTCATGATCTCTTCCGTGTACAACTTGGCCAATTTTTCCAAAGAGAAGCTCATACTCACAGGTAGAAAATGCGCAAACTTGGTAAGCCTGTCAACTATCACCCAAACCGCATCAAATCCTTTTTGACTTCGAGGCAATCCCGTTACAAAATCCATTGTTATGTggtcccacttccattcagggatTTCTAGAGGCTGCATAAACCAGaaggtttctgatgttcagcttttacttgttggcCGATCAGACATTTTTATACAAACTTTGCCACGTCCTTTTTCAAACCGTCCCACCAGTACAATTTCTTCACATCGTGATACATTTTGTTCACTCCTGGGTGTATAGTATACCTTGATCGATGTGATTCTTCTAGAATTTCTTTCCTTAATTCTTCATCAACTGGAACCACAATTCGATCTCGAAACCTTAACACTCCTTCAGACCCTAATTTAAAGTCTAGGTTTTCTCCGTTTTGCACTTTCTCCAACTTTTTCTGGATCATAGGGTCCATTTTCTGTGCCTCTTTAATACGCTCCAACAATGGTGATTTCAACGTCAGGTTCCCAAATAAAATCTTCAATCTCTCTAAGCGAGGGTTCCAAATGCAAACTTCTTCTAACATGTCccattcttttaccattaacCCCGCTACTTGGGCCTTTCTATTTAAAATGTCTGCTACCACGTTGGCTTTTCCTGGGTAGTAGTTTATTGAACAATcataatcctccaaaaattctacccatcgcctttgtctcaaattcaattccttttgggaAAACAAGTATTTAAGACTCTTGTGGTCCATATAAACTTCAAAGGTTGCACCGTAcaagtaatgtctccatttctttaggGCAAAGACTATTGCGGCCAGTTCAAGATCATGCGTTGGCTAATTTTGTTCGTGagacttcaattttctagagacATAGGCAACCACCTTACCTCTTTGCATTAGTACGTATCCTAGACCTTCCCTAGAGGCATCAGAATATACGACATAACTTTCTACTCCGTCAGGCAAAGCCAACACAGGAGCTGATGTTAAGCGCCTttttaactcttgaaaacttgattcgcactttggagtccaaatgaacttattatttttctttgtcagctctgtcataggtccagcaatcttTGAAAAGTTCTTGATGAATCGCCTGTAGTAACCTGCTAGacccaagaaacttctaacCTCTGTTGGAGTTTCTGGCTGTTTCCACATTGTGACtgcctcaacttttgccggatCTATGGGAATTCCATCTTTAGAAACTTTGTGCcccagaaaagaaatttcatccagccaaaactcacatttaCTAAATTTAGCATACAGTTTATGCTCTCTTAAGATCTGCAGAACCACTTTCAAGTGTTGAACATGTTCCTCTCGAGTCTTAGAATAtactaggatatcatcaataaaaactACTACAAACTGATCCAAGTACTTTTTGAAGACTCTCtacattaagtccatgaaggcagctggtgcattggttaacccaaatggcatgactacaaactcaaaatgtccatatcttgtattaaaagcagtcttaggcaTGTCTTCTTTCTTAATTTTCAATTGATAATACCGTTGCCTCAAGTCCAGCTTGGAGAAAACTACCGAtccttgcaactgatcaaataaGCTGTCAATCAAGGGTAGaggatatttatttttaattgtaccCTCATTTAATCCTCGATAATCGATACATAACCTCAAtcttccgtcctttttcttaagaaataaaacGGGTGCTCCCCATGGCGAATCACTTTCTCTAACAAAACCTCTCTCCAATAGATCCTGTAATTGTATTTTTAACTCTCTTAGCTCTGCAGGAGTCATTCAGTACGGAGTCTTAGAAATCGGGGCCATTCCCGGCACTAGTTCAATCTTAAACTCTACTTCTCTCTCCGGAggtaatgtttttaattcttcgGAAAACACATCTGGAAATTCCCTCACCACTGGCACATCCTCCAACTTTACTTGGTCACTGGGACCGTTAATCAGGAAAGCTAAGAAACCTTGCGCTCCTTTATACAACATTTTTCTTGCCCGAACTCCCGAAATCATAGCAGATGATGCTAATCTACCtttcacatccaatttcagggttgcttccCCAGAAATCCAAAATTCCACAACTTTTGCCTGCAATCAAGCTTAGCATGGTAATGAGTTAGGAAATCCATTCCTATGATAACATCATACCCTTTTATGTCCAAACTGACTAGGTCTACTAGCATCTTACGCTCTCCAACCCAGAATTCACAGTTCTTATACGCCAGGCTAGTGATTATACTCTTATTACCCATAGGTGTCTTAACTTCAAGATCGAAGGGTAATTTAACAGGTTGAACATTAATTCCGGACATAAAAATGGGATTCACAAATGAATGAGTTGCGCTAGGATCAATTAGTACTCTAGCTAATCGGTGAAAGATTGAAAGAGTACCTTCTACAACCTCCGAGGAATCAGGTACAGGTTGATCGTCCATAGCGTACACCCCTGGCAGGAACTTTCGGCCCGTTTCCTCCAGAAGTGGCTTGTCTTGTATTTTTGGACAACCGGCAATCTGGTGTTCACTGCTTCCGCACCTCAAGCACTTCTCTTCTTTCCTCCAGCATCCATCCTCAGTATGGCCAGCCCTCCTGCAATATCCACAAGTTATCTGAGGggtgtgtcgcgccccattttttgataaataaataaatggtttaaaaaatgtatttgtgattggaaaatgaattgagatttaaaagaaaaatgggtctaaatggggttttgagaatgcgacgatttgacccaaaatgtagtttaaaaagagtttttgaaatcaaaatcggagtcgccacttggtaatgagttaaggtgtaccaagtcacctaaaaatgaatttttaaagaaaaataggaaaaagtggtaagaaaccccttttaaacgactcctagtccacgtaaaccaatgaaaaaggttcgggagtcacatttgacgaaggggaaggcaaggatagaaatccaaggcaccccttcgacctagccaaggctagttgcgtgatttaatcaaagattttcttgttttaaccaaagaatttattacatttggatgcactacatgaatgcaaaccctagacctaggggtattgggggaaatttctcttcaaaggttgagtggtgccaatcacattaattgtgaagcccaataacgatcctttgaagaagtcacgaataatgcgagtgcgatgcaaatgaatggaatgcatgtatgcaatgtgaggacatgagttaaaaaaagtaataaaaaataataaatatgtaaatgaaaatgtgcacgtgagtgggcaaggtacagtatgtgaaatgataatatgaagtgcatgtgtgcaagtgatgataagagtgttcgtgtgcaagtgaagaaacataaaggtgcacgtgtgcaaaatgggaggaaaaatgaaagtgtgatgagggtataaaatggtagagtggatttaaaaatgcatgagcctagggaattcatgcatattgggtacggggagacctaaatcgtgactcaatttgcccttttgtagagggaatacaagagtgctaaggcttagaaaaagccacactcgtctatatcccatatttaaggggactctcaagcaaatgaaccctataactagcatgaaatgcaaaaatcctaaaatggagggaaaaggggttcgaggggcatgcaaaatgataaaactaaaaagaatgcatgacatgtgatgaacatgcaaacatgtactaacgaggggaaatccctaagggtctagcgttggactagcccattctatgaattccgactagcattggactagcggaaacgtacattcatccatcacattcattcagggcTATGGAAAgggagtagacatgccaaacactcataaacacatagcacataacatttagtatgctcgactagatgcaaggccctaacaaagcaaattaacacgtagcaactaagcatgcaagacacataagacaattaaagccctaactattacatttccTAGCTAGGCAcgtgacttcgataggtcttcattgaatgctcctccaagccctatctattacattagggagaccctactacaatctaaaagggggaaaaggaataaaataactaaatccctaactattacaagccaagaggtgtacacataccccataaagaataacttaagtaaaaagcaaaagtaaatgacataaatgaaaggaattaaagaaaggctaggaaagcaaagtagacatgtatttctcacgtagcacgttggttcacataggagagacacaaaaagggataaaagaaattataccgccccctttgaatgatgtccaaatgaaagaaaaatggcttcaaaacaataaaaatgtcacggtacctcaaatagtaaagtataacaaagtcaccaaatctctcctaattgcaatttaaatgaaatcaaacaatacatagtttccaataaagggatccACCAAGGACTcaaatgcaagcattaatcaaccattcaaagccaattgaaacattttagaaactttgaaagtccaagagcaagaaaaaggccaaagccaatttatttcagaaaattcaagaagataggcgaacacaagctcatttggacacaaagttcttaaactcttgcattaAGTACCATCTAAATAAATGAAAACAAACGAGCAATCGAATTGCAAAGTGGAGGCTACTAAGGACTCAATTGCGAACACTAATCAAGCACTCAAGCCTAATTaaacatttttaggaacttcaagggtccaagggccaaaaaaaaaaaaagatcaagtaatgattcaaatgcaaaaatttcacAAGGAAAAGAATCAGAGACCATTTCCAATGTTAAACGACGAAAATTCCAAATTTTGCTAAAAAGGAAATTCAAGTTAGGACTACATAAAAATTACCAAAACATCGAATCTCCAGAATCTTATTCCAAGACTCATAGTTATTCAATGCAAAAATCCAATTGAAACATACCAATCAAAACCAGATTTTTatgggacccaattgattaattTTCCCAATTTTTGGGTCATGGAgaaacaaagggagacttgggggggttaagaggcaatttCTGAAAGATTGtttcatgcaatcttcatgcaaaTGACGTGAAAAACAACATGAGAAACAACATTCTGCAGCAGTAATTTCGGCTGAAAGCTTTCGCAGCAAATGCAAACTTCCCTTAACAATTTCAACCGAACCAAAAACTGGAATCAAAGCAACAAGATAACAAAGCTTTCTTCCCACTTTTTATCCTAGAATCTTGATGTTTATACTCCAGAAAATTCAACCGAAGGTAAAGGACAAAGTTCTGCAATTTCTTTCGGCAAGCTCTGCTGCATTTTCGTTTGTTCATGACCAGATTTTGAGCACAACTTTGATTAGATAGTTTTCAAACCAACATCACAACCTTAAGCTAAACAACAGACTACATAACTTCAAGCtctaaacaaacaagaaacagtAAAGGAACTGATGCAAGGAAAATCTGGACAAAACATTCATGCAAAAATGGTTAGGTAACCTGATTGTCTATGTTTCCAGCAAGCATTCAAACATGATTTAAGCATTTCAGCCCCCAAACATGCAACTGAACTCTACTTCAAAACATGACTCTACCTCATGGCATACATGCACACGGTATTCCAATCACATGGCAAACAAATCACATACTTCAACAACGCAAAAACTTCAGCCAACCGAAAGTGCAAGCCtgctgcattttcatttttcgcACCCAAATTTCAGATTCAAACGCACACTTTAATCAAGACTTTCTCAACTAAACATCAAAGCTTTAACCTAGATAGTAAGACCACTGAAATTTAACGTCCAATCATGCAAAAAGAACTTCAGAATAGGATCACTAAGCTTTTATAGCTTTCTcctttctggtttgctttcactGCAACATTTCTGGTTGCTGGGTTTCTTTCTGCAAATTGCAGCCGCCATTTTCACAACTCTCAGCTACTCAGATCTATTGTACATTCAACACAGGGCAGGAAAGAAAACTATAGCATGTAAACAAAACCCAAACCAGCCCTATGACAAAAACACCGACTACCTTAGCTTTGATAAACCAAATTTCTAAGACAAGAACACGCAATGACTGGAAAAGACAAAACAacgagaaaaaggaagaagaaacagaAGCCATACACAACTAGAGGAAATTCAGTTCTAATCAAATCAAGTGCAACTTCGATCATCCTAAAAAGAGTGCCGATGGCATGGTTTTAATGAAACCCAGCAAATAAGTAAAGGCTCAACTTTCAGTTTAGCAGATTTGGGTTCCATTTGAGATTGAAGTGGACAAGAAAAAGGGTTGAAGAGTACCTGAAAAAGCCTTTTTGGATCAAAATCCGGACAGGAAACGTCGTGAACGAGCTGCTGCAATTACTCTGTTGCGGCGTCGAACTCGTACCAATGAATCCAGGCAGCGGTTTTTTGAGGCAAATTCAGAGGCTTTATCAATGCTTTCTGCGAATGATTTCTGAACGAGATCCTCTCCCCTTACTTCCTAGTTGGTGCAGAacttgaaattttcttgaaacaaCCAAAGACCGAAGAGATATGCAAGCTCAAATAGGGCTGATAATCGGCCCTTGTTGCGAGCAAATCCTGCAATTTTGTCTTCCCCGGAACCCTCGTGCAGCTCTCACTTTCCCTCCTTCTATTCCagcttttctttctctcaatcCCTCTACAATCTCTCTACCTTTTTCTTGCTCCTCAGATTCCCAGGTTCTTCCCTTTTCAGATTTCTCTCGCAGATTACTTCCTTGCTGTTTTGTTTTGGCCTCTCCCCGCCTCCACTCTCTCTCTCgatctcttttctctcctctggTTTTCTTCCCTAGCCGCTGTCTTGATTGATGGGAATGTTGTAGCTTGACGATAGGGCTTTGATGGCCACCCAGATGAATTGCGGCGGCCATCATTTTCCT
Encoded proteins:
- the LOC140016482 gene encoding uncharacterized protein — encoded protein: MDDQPVPDSSEVVEGTLSIFHRLARVLIDPSATHSFVNPIFMSGINVQPVKLPFDLEVKTPMGNKSIITSLAYKNCEFWAKVVEFWISGEATLKLDVKGRLASSAMISGVRARKMLYKGAQGFLAFLINGPSDQVKLEDVPVVREFPDVFSEELKTLPPEREVEFKIELVPGMAPISKTPY